The following proteins are co-located in the Gossypium hirsutum isolate 1008001.06 chromosome A02, Gossypium_hirsutum_v2.1, whole genome shotgun sequence genome:
- the LOC107942836 gene encoding protein phosphatase 2C 70 isoform X1, producing MAMLQSIVVFTLLLLMLILIIIIIIIIVVFAFKPWRFFSYPSRCRAIKVGELERPLVSNDVDLAQDQSNDLTRNYDLDGECHLNAALLRPPRTQGLVHKQRLSSASRRLALGDSVVGDVSDPLDGILVGQTLKRRVVTEHLVELQTHGRPENQSQNLRFGTENDRPQESVPNTDAISDQRSCLSLQVVSGPSCGLHCSVLSTSTARLPLTLGRVPPSYLLLKDYEVSGKHAMITWNLNKLRWELVDMGSLNGTLLNSCPIHHPDPGSRLWGDPVELASGDTITVGTTSNIYVHISSHNERLVPFGVGMTSDPMSLRRGGKKLPMEDVCYYHWPLPGINQFGVFGICDGHGGVGAAKSASKILPEMVATILTDSVKRERVVSEQDASDVLRDAFSQTEASMNNYYEGCTATLLLVWADADENFFAQCANVGDSACFINMDGKQIKMTEDHKVTSCSERLRIEGIGEPLKDGETRLCGLNLARMLGDKFVKQQDSRFSSEPYISQVVHLKKSSGAFALLASDGLWDVVSFKKAIQLVVQARERHSTETENLAEKIAEVMLNEARTQRTKDNTSIIFIDFDSISTVSSCKVRP from the exons ATGGCGATGCTACAAAGCATTGTCGTTTTCACCCTTCTTCTCCTTATGTTGAtccttatcatcatcatcatcatcatcatcgttgTCTTCGCCTTCAAACCATGGCGCTTCTTCTCCTACCCCTCTCGCTGTCGCGCTATCAAG GTTGGTGAGTTGGAGAGACCTCTTGTATCAAATGATGTAGATCTGGCTCAAGATCAAAGCAATGATTTGACAAGAAACTATGATTTAGATGGAGAGTGTCACCTAAATGCAGCTCTTCTGCGGCCACCTCGTACTCAGGGACTTGTTCACAAACAACGGCTTTCCTCTGCATCTCGCCGTTTGGCTCTGG GTGATAGCGTGGTTGGAGATGTATCTGATCCTTTAGATGGTATTTTGGTTGGTCAGACACTAAAGCGTCGAGTGGTGACAGAGCACTTAGTTGAACTGCAAACACATGGTAGACCAGAAAACCAAAGTCAAAACTTGAGATTTGGCACGGAAAATGATAGACCACAAGAGTCTGTGCCCAACACTGACGCTATCAGTGATCAAA GAAGTTGCCTCTCTCTTCAGGTTGTCTCGGGTCCTTCTTGTGGACTTCATTGTTCTGTACTGTCAACAAGCACTGCAAGGCTACCATTGACCCTTGGAAGAGTTCCtccaagttatttattattaaaggattatgaggtTTCTGGAAAGCATGCAATGATAACTTGGAATTTAAAT AAATTGAGATGGGAGCTGGTGGACATGGGTAGTCTGAATGGAACACTGTTGAATTCTTGTCCAATTCATCATCCTGATCCTGGAAGTAGGCTATGGGGTGACCCAGTGGAACTTGCAAGTGGAGACACAATAACAgttggcacaacctcaaacatttAT GTCCATATTTCATCCCACAATGAGCGTCTGGTCCCTTTTGGAGTTGGTATGACTTCAGACCCTATGTCATTGCGTCGAGGAGGAAAGAAGCTTCCAATGGAAGATGTTTGCTATTATCATTGGCCTCTTCCTGGCATTAATCAG TTTGGAGTTTTTGGTATCTGTGATGGACATGGTGGCGTTGGTGCAGCTAAATCTGCAAGCAA GATTCTGCCTGAGATGGTTGCTACCATTTTAACGGACTCTGTAAAAAGAGAGAGGGTTGTGTCAGAACAAGATGCCTCTGATGTTCTCAGAGATGCATTCTCTCAGACAGAAGCTTCTATGAATAACTATTATGAG GGCTGTACAGCGACACTGCTTCTGGTTTGGGCTGATGCTGATGAAAACTTTTTTGCACAATGTGCAAATGTTGGAGATTCTGCATGTTTTATAAA CATGGACGGTAAACAGATTAAGATGACTGAAGACCATAAAGTAACGAGTTGTTCTGAAAGACTCCGAATTGAAGGAATAGGGGAACCATTAAAAGATGGGGAAACACGGTTATGTG GTTTGAACCTCGCTAGGATGCTTGGAGACAAATTTGTGAAACAGCAAGATTCTCGCTTTAGTTCCGAGCCTTATATAAGTCAAGTCGTGCATCTCAAAAAATCAAGTGGCGCATTTGCACTACTGGCAAG TGATGGATTGTGGGATGTTGTTAGCTTTAAGAAGGCAATTCAGTTAGTTGTACag GCGAGGGAGAGACATTCGACAGAAACGGAGAATTTGGCAGAGAAGATTGCTGAAGTCATGTTGAATGAGGCTAGAACTCAGCGCACAAAGGACAACACCTCTATTATTTTCATAGATTTTGACTCCATTTCCACAGTTTCTTCTTGTAAAGTCCGTCCCTAA
- the LOC107942836 gene encoding protein phosphatase 2C 70 isoform X2, translating to MVGELERPLVSNDVDLAQDQSNDLTRNYDLDGECHLNAALLRPPRTQGLVHKQRLSSASRRLALGDSVVGDVSDPLDGILVGQTLKRRVVTEHLVELQTHGRPENQSQNLRFGTENDRPQESVPNTDAISDQRSCLSLQVVSGPSCGLHCSVLSTSTARLPLTLGRVPPSYLLLKDYEVSGKHAMITWNLNKLRWELVDMGSLNGTLLNSCPIHHPDPGSRLWGDPVELASGDTITVGTTSNIYVHISSHNERLVPFGVGMTSDPMSLRRGGKKLPMEDVCYYHWPLPGINQFGVFGICDGHGGVGAAKSASKILPEMVATILTDSVKRERVVSEQDASDVLRDAFSQTEASMNNYYEGCTATLLLVWADADENFFAQCANVGDSACFINMDGKQIKMTEDHKVTSCSERLRIEGIGEPLKDGETRLCGLNLARMLGDKFVKQQDSRFSSEPYISQVVHLKKSSGAFALLASDGLWDVVSFKKAIQLVVQARERHSTETENLAEKIAEVMLNEARTQRTKDNTSIIFIDFDSISTVSSCKVRP from the exons ATG GTTGGTGAGTTGGAGAGACCTCTTGTATCAAATGATGTAGATCTGGCTCAAGATCAAAGCAATGATTTGACAAGAAACTATGATTTAGATGGAGAGTGTCACCTAAATGCAGCTCTTCTGCGGCCACCTCGTACTCAGGGACTTGTTCACAAACAACGGCTTTCCTCTGCATCTCGCCGTTTGGCTCTGG GTGATAGCGTGGTTGGAGATGTATCTGATCCTTTAGATGGTATTTTGGTTGGTCAGACACTAAAGCGTCGAGTGGTGACAGAGCACTTAGTTGAACTGCAAACACATGGTAGACCAGAAAACCAAAGTCAAAACTTGAGATTTGGCACGGAAAATGATAGACCACAAGAGTCTGTGCCCAACACTGACGCTATCAGTGATCAAA GAAGTTGCCTCTCTCTTCAGGTTGTCTCGGGTCCTTCTTGTGGACTTCATTGTTCTGTACTGTCAACAAGCACTGCAAGGCTACCATTGACCCTTGGAAGAGTTCCtccaagttatttattattaaaggattatgaggtTTCTGGAAAGCATGCAATGATAACTTGGAATTTAAAT AAATTGAGATGGGAGCTGGTGGACATGGGTAGTCTGAATGGAACACTGTTGAATTCTTGTCCAATTCATCATCCTGATCCTGGAAGTAGGCTATGGGGTGACCCAGTGGAACTTGCAAGTGGAGACACAATAACAgttggcacaacctcaaacatttAT GTCCATATTTCATCCCACAATGAGCGTCTGGTCCCTTTTGGAGTTGGTATGACTTCAGACCCTATGTCATTGCGTCGAGGAGGAAAGAAGCTTCCAATGGAAGATGTTTGCTATTATCATTGGCCTCTTCCTGGCATTAATCAG TTTGGAGTTTTTGGTATCTGTGATGGACATGGTGGCGTTGGTGCAGCTAAATCTGCAAGCAA GATTCTGCCTGAGATGGTTGCTACCATTTTAACGGACTCTGTAAAAAGAGAGAGGGTTGTGTCAGAACAAGATGCCTCTGATGTTCTCAGAGATGCATTCTCTCAGACAGAAGCTTCTATGAATAACTATTATGAG GGCTGTACAGCGACACTGCTTCTGGTTTGGGCTGATGCTGATGAAAACTTTTTTGCACAATGTGCAAATGTTGGAGATTCTGCATGTTTTATAAA CATGGACGGTAAACAGATTAAGATGACTGAAGACCATAAAGTAACGAGTTGTTCTGAAAGACTCCGAATTGAAGGAATAGGGGAACCATTAAAAGATGGGGAAACACGGTTATGTG GTTTGAACCTCGCTAGGATGCTTGGAGACAAATTTGTGAAACAGCAAGATTCTCGCTTTAGTTCCGAGCCTTATATAAGTCAAGTCGTGCATCTCAAAAAATCAAGTGGCGCATTTGCACTACTGGCAAG TGATGGATTGTGGGATGTTGTTAGCTTTAAGAAGGCAATTCAGTTAGTTGTACag GCGAGGGAGAGACATTCGACAGAAACGGAGAATTTGGCAGAGAAGATTGCTGAAGTCATGTTGAATGAGGCTAGAACTCAGCGCACAAAGGACAACACCTCTATTATTTTCATAGATTTTGACTCCATTTCCACAGTTTCTTCTTGTAAAGTCCGTCCCTAA
- the LOC107942831 gene encoding ARM REPEAT PROTEIN INTERACTING WITH ABF2 → MELQRCEEQGLQERKGQKRKLEEEIQEDRDATPLPTGDARRALLAEVTAQVKVLDCAFSWHESDRAAAKRATHVLAELAKNEEVVNVVVEGGAIPALVKHLQAPLSDEGDLSLKPFEHEVEKGSAFALGLLAVKPEHQQLIVDSGALSHLVNLLRRYKDSSTSRAVISVIRRAADAITNLAHENSSIKTRVRMEGGIPPLVELLEFTDTKVQRAAAGALRTLAFKNDENKNQIVECNALPTLISMLRSDDAAIHYEAVGVIGNLVHSSPNIKREVLAAGALQPVIGLLTSCCSESQREAALLLGQFAATDSDCKVHIVQRGAVRPLIEMLHSPDIQLKEMSAFALGRLAQDMHNQAGIAHMGGLVPLLKLLDSKNGSLQHNAAFALYGLADNEDNVSDFIRVGGVQRLQDGEFIVQATKDCVAKTLKRLEEKIHGRVLNHLLYLMRVAEKPVQRRVAFALAHLCSPDDQRTIFIDNNGLELLLGLLGSTNPKQQLDGAVALYKLANKAMTLSPMDAAPPSPTPQVYLGEQYVNNATLSDVTFLVEGRRFYAHRICLLASSDAFRAMFDGGYREKDARDIEIPNIRWEVFELMMRFIYTGSVDVSLDIAQDLLGAADQYLLEGLKRLCEYTIAQDVTLDNVSSMYELSEAFHAISLRHTCILFILEHFSQLSDRPGHSHLIQRIVPEIRNYFAKALTNPNPHNQRL, encoded by the exons ATGGAGCTTCAGAGGTGCGAGGAACAGGGCCTGCAAGAACGAAAGGGGCAAAAACGGAAACTGGAGGAAGAAATTCAAGAGGATAGAGATGCTACTCCGCTACCTACCGGCGACGCCCGCCGTGCTCTCTTGGCCGAAGTCACCGCTCAGGTTAAGGTCCTCGACTGCGCCTTCTCCTGGCACGAATCCGATCGCGCCGCCGCCAAGCGTGCCACTCACGTGCTCGCTGAGCTCGCAAAGAAcg AGGAAGTTGTTAATGTGGTAGTTGAAGGTGGTGCGATTCCAGCTCTAGTTAAGCATCTGCAAGCACCTTTGTCTGATGAAGGTGACCTAAGCTTGAAGCCTTTTGAACACGAGGTTGAAAAAGGAAGTGCTTTCGCTTTGGGACTTCTTGCTGTAAAG CCAGAACATCAGCAACTTATAGTTGATTCTGGGGCCTTGTCGCATCTTGTGAATTTGTTGAGGCGATACAAGGATAGTTCTACTTCTCGTGCTGTTATCAGTGTCATTAGAAGAGCGGCTGATGCTATCACCAACCTTGCTCATGAGAATAGCAGCATTAAAACCCGTGTCAG AATGGAAGGTGGAATTCCACCTCTTGTTGAGTTGCTTGAATTTACTGACACAAAGGTGCAAAGAGCAGCTGCTGGGGCATTACGAACCCTGGCAttcaaaaatgatgaaaacaagAATCAG ATCGTTGAATGCAATGCTCTTCCTACTCTCATCTCGATGCTGAGATCAGATGATGCTGCCATACACTATGAAGCG GTTGGTGTGATTGGCAATCTGGTGCATTCATCACCAAACATAAAAAGGGAAGTTCTCGCTGCTGGGGCTTTGCAACCTGTCATTGGTTTGCTTAC CTCCTGCTGCTCAGAAAGCCAAAGAGAGGCTGCTTTGCTACTTGGGCAATTTGCCGCAACCGATTCTGATTGCAAG GTTCATATTGTACAAAGGGGTGCTGTCAGACCCTTGATTGAAATGCTTCACTCTCCTGATATACAGCTCAAAGAGATGTCAGCCTTTGCTTTGGGGAGGTTGGCACag GACATGCACAATCAAGCTGGTATTGCACATATGGGTGGTTTGGTTCCTTTGTTGAAGCTTCTAGATTCAAAGAATGGATCTTTGCAACACAATGCTGCATTTGCTCTTTATGGTCTTGCAGATAATGAG GATAATGTATCCGACTTTATTAGGGTGGGTGGTGTCCAACGGCTGCAAGATGGAGAATTTATTGTTCAA GCGACAAAAGACTGTGTAGCCAAGACGTTGAAAAGACTAGAGGAGAAGATTCATGGGCGA GTTTTGAATCATTTGCTGTATCTGATGCGCGTAGCCGAGAAGCCTGTCCAAAGACGAGTGGCTTTTGCTCTAGCTCATCTTTGTTCTCCTGATGATCAGAGAACTATATTCATTGATAATAATG GACTTGAGTTGCTTCTTGGGCTTCTTGGTTCTACGAACCCTAAACAGCAACTTGATGGTGCTGTAGCTCTGTACAAGTTGGCCAACAAAGCTATGACGCTTTCTCCTATGGATGCTGCTCCCCCTTCTCCAACACCACAG GTCTATTTGGGGGAGCAATACGTCAACAATGCTACATTATCTGATGTTACTTTCCTAGTTGAAG GTAGGCGGTTCTATGCGCACAGAATCTGCCTTCTTGCTTCTTCAGATGCATTTCGTGCTATGTTTGATGGTGGTTATCGG GAAAAAGATGCAAGGGATATTGAAATTCCAAACATTAGATGGGAGGTTTTCGAGTTGATGATGCG ATTTATATACACTGGATCAGTAGATGTTTCATTGGATATTGCACAAGATCTGCTCGGAGCTGCTGATCAATATCTTTTGGAAGGGCTTAAGCGACTCTGTGAGTACACCATTGCACAG GATGTAACCCTGGACAACGTTTCTAGCATGTACGAACTCTCCGAAGCTTTTCATGCTATATCACTGAGGCACACTTGCATTTTGTTTATCTTGGAGCATTTCTCTCAATTGAGCGACAGACCCGG GCACTCACATCTGATCCAGCGTATAGTTCCAGAGATCCGCAATTACTTCGCGAAAGCGCTTACGAATCCTAACCCACATAACCAGCGGCTGTAG